In the genome of Dyadobacter fermentans DSM 18053, the window CTACCAGCATTTCAAATTGCTGCGCCGCATATTCTTCCTCAATCGGCTTGATCTTCTTCTTTTTCAGCCAACTACCAAATGCCGTTTGCGGCTCGATCGTGAGACAATATGCCGAAATGTGGGGCACATTCAATGCAAATGCCTGGGCCAGATCGGCGTGGAGAATGTCATGATTTTCAGAAGGAATGGCGTAAATAAGGTCTATCGAGATGTTGTCGATCCCTGCATTCTGCGCAATTTTCACGCATTGTTTGGCTTCCAAAGCGGTATGCGCGCGGTTCATAAAGCGCAAATGCGGCTCGTGAAACGACTGGATGCCGATGCTCAGGCGGTTAATTCCCGCCCTGGCAAACATTGAAAGACTGGCAGCGTTCAGGTCGTCGGGATTCGCTTCCAGTGTGATTTCCGCGCCAGGCGCTACCCTGAAATGCCGGTGTACCGTGTCAAGCAGCAAATGCAGCTCCGCTTCGTCGAGCATAGAGGGCGTGCCGCCGCCGAAGTAAATCGTTTCCATATCCCCGTCCGGCAAATAGGACTTCCGCAGCACGATCTCCCGCGCAATCGCCTCTGCCATTGCCCGTTTTTGGGTGGTATTGGTGCTGAAATGGAAATCGCAGTAATGGCAAGCCTGTTTGCAAAAAGGGATATGGATGTATAAATGCATTATCTTGAATTTTTCTGCCACTCCCAGCCGATCTTCACGCCGGCCCAGAGGTTGTTTTTCGGAGCGCTGTTGAAATAGCGGTTACCGAATGCGTTAAGGTCGTAGCCGAGGCTGTAAATGCCCGCATTGACTTTCTCCGCAGACGCCGACAGCTCGCTGTAAAAATGTTGTCCCCAGCTTTTCTTCCAGCTCACGCGAGCCGCCCATTGGTTGTAGGCAGTGTTTTTAACCGTATTCGCATCGTTGAGATAGAACGAATCGCCGTGCTGGTAGGTAAGAAATGCCGAAACGCCATATTTAAGCAGCACATCGAGCCCGGTGGATTGGGAAAAACGCGGAATGCCGGGAATGAGTTTCCCGCTCAGGTCGGCGTCCGCCTGCTGGAATTCCTCGTAAGTGTATTTCGTGTATGTGCCCGAATTCCAGAGTTTCAGCATCACCGACAACTGCGGGTTCGAGAGGATGTCCCAGCCGATGGTCCATTCCACAGCGCGCTGTTTCGTTTTACCCGCATTCACAAAATATTCGGCACCCGACTCGTCCAGCCGGCGCACGATCGCGTCCCGAAGCCCGAAATGGTACAAGCTGATTTCCCCCGAAATCACTTTTCCAGCTTTACGAATGCCGATCTCGGTATTGTTGCCCTTCTCGGCTTCCAGGTCCTTGCGGAATCCCCCGGCCGACGGGCGCACCTCCTGCAAGGTAGGAGGGGAGAAACCGCCGCTGTACGAGGCCGTAACCGACCAATTGCCCGCAATGATTTTGTTGGCCGCGAAGCGCGGGATGAATATGCCGTCGAACGTCTTCTGATCTTCATTATAAGGCAGCGGGAAGTAGCGTTCGTATTTGTACTTGGAAGTGTTGTAGCTTAAACCGGCGCTCAATGTCAGGTCGGTGAGCAGGACGGCTTCCAGCTGGCTGAACACGGAAAGGTTGCTTG includes:
- the hemW gene encoding radical SAM family heme chaperone HemW — protein: MHLYIHIPFCKQACHYCDFHFSTNTTQKRAMAEAIAREIVLRKSYLPDGDMETIYFGGGTPSMLDEAELHLLLDTVHRHFRVAPGAEITLEANPDDLNAASLSMFARAGINRLSIGIQSFHEPHLRFMNRAHTALEAKQCVKIAQNAGIDNISIDLIYAIPSENHDILHADLAQAFALNVPHISAYCLTIEPQTAFGSWLKKKKIKPIEEEYAAQQFEMLVGSLCGEGYEQYEISNFARNGRYSRHNSSYWKQHPYLGVGPSAHSYNGTTREFNVSHNAKYLDALQKGIIPATVETLTGADNTNEYLLTGLRTIWGVDLQKLHELSNGAFAAQHRRQLDGMIRKGWVREDSGTLRLTEAGKLFADRISSDLFID